TTTGTTTCCATTTTTGTTTTGCCGGTGGCTTTAAAGTGGATCGCTGAAAAGGATTATCCGCACTTGGAGAAAAAGCACGGTGGATCCCTGATGGGCAGCTTGTGGAATACCGCCTATACTTCCGCTTTATTTATATTCTGGTTTTGTGTCACCCTGCCCCTGTGGCTCTTACCTGCGGGAGCGATTCTGGTCCCGTTAAGTCTGACTTCGTGGCTTAATAAAAAGGTTTTCCTGTACGATGTTTTGCAGGACTATGCGAGCCAAGAAGAGCGCCAGGCCATCGAGTCCGCAGAGGCAAAACCCCTCTTCGGCATGGGATTGATCATTGGAATATTTTCTTATATCCCCTTTGCCCTGTTCTTTTTGCCGGTGTTTGCAGCCATCTGTTACACCCATTACGGTTTAAACGCCCTTTCAGTCCTCAGATCCAAGAAATCCTAGTGTATTCCAATTTCCCGGGGTGGCTTTTTAGCTGAAGTTCGGCTATCTTGCCCCCGTGAGCAAATGCAGTCAGGAACGTAAAAATATCGATATCGACACTCTGGAAGAAAGAGTGCGCAAAGCCGGGATGAAACTCACCCAGCAGCGCAGTCAGATGCTAAAAATCCTTTTGCATCATCCGGAGCCTATTTCTGCTGACGAGATTTTTAAAAAAATCGGTGGCAAAGAAGCCGGCGCTGATCTGGTGACCATCTATCGTATTCTTAAAAAATTTGAAGAGTCCTTGCTGGTGAATCGCCTGGAGTTCGGTGATGGCGTTGCGCGCTTTGAACTGACTTTGGAGTCCGGCCACCATCACCATCACGTCATCTGCCGCAATTGCCAGCGCGTGGAAGCCCTGCACATCTGCGACCTGGATCAACACATCCAGATGGTTGAAAAGATGGGCTACAAGTCTGTATCCCACCGTCTGGATTTCTTTGGCCTTTGTTCCAAGTGCCAGTAGTGCTAACGCATTGCTTACGTAACTAGGACCTGGCACCTTTTAGAGGCTGTAGCGAGTTAGATCCAGGTATCCGGCATCAATCGGGTCATATGCCAAATAAGCCTTTTGCAACTCATCGTAAGCCTTCCAAAAATTAGGATTCTGACGACGAACGCCCCACTTACTCACAAGACCCTCATAGTCTTTATCACTTTTGATTTGGCTTACTTGCCGCGTGAACTCCGGCAATTGTTTTTCACTGAGTTCAAAAATCATATTGGGATACGAGGCCCAGAACCCCTCTCGCAAAGTCAGTGTGTCCTCTTTCGGCGCCATACGCAGACTCTCGGCCGTAATCCAGGAAACGTTTTCGTGTTCCTTATTATGAATCAAAGTGAAGACCCGGGAAGCACCCGCTTTCGGGTGAACCATGACATAGGCCACATCGGGGAAATAGCGCGCAAAAGGAGATTTCCCCTGTGCTTTGATGGATGAAATTTTGCGGAATTGCTCATCCATGCCTTTTGCTTGCACCTTGAGGTTGGCACTCTGAGGTGGCACCACGACCCGCCAGTTGATCGGATCCACGGCACCGCGAACTGTATCGTTCATGCGGTAAAAAAGAATTTTTTCCACCATCTGACGTTTGGTTTCAGTCTCTTCGGTGAAACGCACTCCAGTGGGCTCAGCCGAACCCACCGGGGGAAAAATATAGCCCATCTTGGCACTCGTTAAAACACCTTCATACCACTTACGACGATAAGAAAGGCGCTGCTCGGGCGGCAGAAATCTTAGGAACAGCTCCTCGGCTTCCATGCGAATCATATCCATGTAAACGCGGGTTAAAAGCTGATGTCCCACATTCCCGAAGACGTCAAAATTCACAACCAGGTTGTAAACAAGTCTTTCCAACAACGGATAATCCAAAACGAAAACAGTTTTGGACAAGTCCCCGACCGCGCCTTTCATCACCACAGCATTTTGATCATGCCTGAAGACCGTCAACGCCGCATTTGGATTGGTATTGTCGCCATCCCAGATATCATTCAAGGTGTAGCCATTAGGTCGAACTTTACTTAGTTCCTCGCTGCGCAGTTTGCGATAGGACTCCCGAAAATCCGTAATATCCTTAAGGTCTCCGGGCGCTGATGAAAACTTAACGTCTGAACCAAACTGCCCTGGCATTTTTAACAACGGGCTTGCGCGCTTTTCGTACTCCGGCGAGAGCACCATTTTGTCCGCTTCGGGATTTAAGAAGAAAACATAGAACTGCTCTTGAATGGAGTTGACCGCCATGGAGCCGTTGCACACGGGTCCTTTGATAAAGGTCGACACATGATATTGAGCATCATCAAGCAGGAACTGATAGCGTTTTTTTACTGGGATACTTTGAAAAGCCAGGTAAGGGTTTTCCGCGACCCCAGCTTCATAGGAGGGAAGCTTTTCGATATCCCACTCTGATTCATTAAAGAGGTGCTTGAAGCGCGCTAGCTTTTGCGTTGAAAACTCGTAGGGCAAATGAGTTTTTGCGACAATAGTTCCCGGAAAGCGGATAAGGCAATATTGAAATCTTTTAACTCCGGGATCATCATTCGGCCTACGCGAGGCGATCTCATCCGGCTTTTCGCAGGCCGTTTTTGATCGGATCAGTCTGTAAAACTCGCGGGGCTCTTCCTTGAAATAGATATGCGCCAAAAACAAATGCTCGTAAAGATACCGACTGATCAGCTTTTGCTTTAAATCGGAATGATTCAGATACTTTTCCCAGTCGGCAATTTGCCGATGCAGCTTTTCAGAGGGTGTGCTTGCTTTTTTCAGGGCTTCTTTACCGGGACCGGGAGCACCTTTGGCGATCCACGATTTAATTGATTCAAGCTCCGCGTCGTTCAAAGCCGGCAGACCATAGGGCATTCCCAACTGCGGCTGAGTCTTTTTCAAGTTTTCAAGCTCGGTCATGTTTGCAGCACAGATGTGGCTTTCGTGAACCTGCGCTTTAACAGATGCTGAATTGACTGCGCGCATATTAAGCATCTGGAAAAAGAGGCTTTCCTGAGGGTCCACTGAGGTATGAACCGTAAAAAACTTACGGGTCCGCCAGGCTTCCGTGGTCTTTTCATCAATCCAGATGCGCGATGGGACGACACTGTCCATCCGAGTGCCATCATAGACATTCAGTTTGTTCGCACCGCGGGCAAAACCTTCAAAGTTCTGCAGATTCAGCTGACAAGGGGCATTGAAACAGCTGTGGCAAGACAGGCAGCGATTATCGAAGATAGGCTGAATTTTATGAGAGTAGAGGTCCTCGGGATGGATGAAATCTGCATTTGCCTCCTTCGCGCTGACTGAGAGCGAAAAAAAGGACAAAATAAAACAGAATACAAATGTCTTAATGAATTGCATCGCGTGAATCTCCCCTGTATTCTCTGCCATAGTAAACACAGTTAAGAGGAATAGCATGGAAAAAATCCCATTTGAAGTTGTACAAGATTCTATCGACGTGATCTGCGGTATGGAGACAGAAGCTGATCTTGAAAAAGCGTCTGAGCACCTGTTTGATGTGCAGCCGGATTTGGGCGGCTTTTTCATGGAGTTCATCGAAGACATGAGCGAAGGCGCTCAAGACCTGGGCTTCATGATGGCCTTGATTCTGAATCGCGCCTATGAAGAAAAATACGGAAAAATGCGCGCGATCACTGAAGATGAAGTTGTGGCTCGCTTTGAAAAAGCGGAACCAGAAATGGAATCCTTCCTGCAAATGAACGACGAAATGATCGTACAAATTCAGGAGCGCGCAAAAACTGAAGGTCAACCTGAGCTTATCAACTACATCATTGAAGAGCTTTTCATGTCCCCAGACCTTGAGCCTTCCTTGGAAGCTGATGAGCAAGTTCACTTGTTCATGGTCTGCAAATTCTTTGCTGATTGCTTGAATGATGTGGCTAAAGAAACTGCAGCGGATATCGTTCGCCACTAGTTCTGTCCTCAGTCTTGCAAAATGATAAAATTCTCTGAAAAAGGCTCTCTTGCGAGAGTCTTTTTTTTTATTTTAGACCTCTGACTACTTGCTAGGTCACAGTTTTCATGAGACGCCTATAGGATGACTCAAATCACAAAAAGAAATCATCTTATAGTGAACGTAAATGGTGAGAATATTCAGGTCTCTGCCGACGAGGCTTTTCAGCCCTTGGCACAGTTCTTACGCAACACCCTCCATAAGCCAGGCACCAAGGTTGTTTGCGCAGAAGGCGACTGCGGAGCCTGCTCCGTTGTGACCTCCACTCTGCGCGCTGATGGATGGACTCCTCTACGCACAATCAATTCCTGCATTGCTCCCGTTTATCTTTTTGATCTGTCCTGTATCGTCACCGTCGAAGGTATGAAGGACGCCGAAGAACTGAGCGAAGTTCAAAACAAGATGCGCGACTTTCATGGGGGCCAGTGCGGATTCTGCACACCGGGTATGGTGTGCTCCATGGCGCAACTCGCAGAGGACTGCAAAACCTCGGGCAGTGCCATCACCGAGAAAAAAGCGCGAAACTACCTGACGGGAAATCTTTGCCGCTGCACGGGATACGAACCGATTCTAAAGGCGGCAACGCATTTGGATTTAAACAAGTGGCAACTCCTTTCTGAACGCTACCTGACCACGGATCTTACTTCTAAATTCAAATCCCACCTTTCTGAGGGAATTGAAATCCAGAGTGAAAATAAAAAGCTCTCCATGCCCACCGTTTTGACGGAAGCCCTGCGCATTAAATCCGAGAATCCGGCGGTGCGCCTGGTGGCAGGAGCGACAGACCTGGGTGTTTTGATCAACAAGGCAAAAACATCTCTTCAGGAAATCATGGTCTTAAATAAAATTCCGGGCACACAAATCGTCAGCGGTTCTGCTTCTGGAATTTTGATTGGTGCCATGGCGACTTTGACGGACGTGGAAAATTTCGTAAAGTCAGATCATCCGGAACTAAAGCGCCTGCTGCATATTTTTGCTTCGCCACAAATTAAAAATCAGGGAACCTTGCTGGGAAATATTCTAAATGGCTCCCCGATAGGCGACAGCATTCCTCCATTGATGACTCTGGATGCAGAAATTCAGTTTCAATCCGTACGTGGCGCCCGCTCTGTAAAACTGAGTGAGTATTACAAAGGGTACAAAGTGTTCGACAAGGCCGAAGACGAAATCGCCACCGGACTTTTTGTTCCAGCACTGGTTGGAAACTATGTGCATCGTTATTTCAAAGTTTCGCTTCGCAAGGATTTGGACATTTCCGCTGTCACTTTTGCGGCAGTTTTAAAACTGGATGGCGGCACAATCACGGAAGCCCGCATCAGCATGGGCGGCGTGGGCCCAACGGTCGTGCGCATGCCACAGGTTGAAAGCCTGCTGGCAGGACATTCTTTTAGCGAAAAGACTTTTACTGCAGCTGGAGCTTTGGCATCCAGTCTGATTAAACCCTTGTCGGATCTGCGCGCGAGTTCTGAATATCGCCATCTGGTCACCGAGAATTTATTTAAAAAATGCTTCCATGAATTGAATGCAGAAATGAATTCCAAAATGGAGGCTGTATGTCCATAGGGAAAAACATCCCCCACGATTCTTCCACGGGTCATGTCAGTGGCACCAGTGTCTTTATCGACGACCGCCCTTACATGCAAGGTGAAGTCCTGGTCTTGCCCGTGGGTGTCCCGGCGGCGGCGGGTATTTTAAAATCCATCAACTATGAAAAAGCCCTTAAGGCGCCTGGCGTTTTAGCGGCCTTTACCGCAAAAGATCTGCACCACAATGTTTGGGGCACCATCGTTGTTGAACAGCCTATTTTGGTTGAAAGCAAAATCGGTTACTACGAAGAACCGGCGATGATTTTGGTCGGCACTGATTACGATTTACTTTTGCAGGCCAGAAATCTGATAACCTTTGAAATTGAAAAAGCTGAAGCCGTATTAAGCATTGATGCGGCGATTGAGAAAAACCAGTTCATGTACCATGGCGGCCCGATGAAGTGTGGTGATGTGGATCAGGCCATGGCCAGCGCCCCTCACCGCTTAAGTGGCGCCTTTGAATGCGGCGGCCAGGAGCATTTCTATCTGGAATCCCAGGCCTGCGTGGCTTACCCGTTGGAAGATGGACAGATTGAAGTTCACTCAAGCTCCCAACATCCCACCGAGACCCAACATCTTGTTGCAGAAGCCTTGGGCCTTTCGCTACATCAAGTAGTGTGCGTGGTAAAACGCATGGGTGGCGGCTTTGGCGGCAAAGAGAGCCAAGCTGCACCATTTGCTGCACTAGCTGCTTTGGTTGCGCAAAAACTAAATCGTCCCGCAAGATTGATACTTTCCAAAGATGACGACATGGCGATGACCGGCAAACGTCATCCGTTTAAAAACTTCTGGGACGTGGCCTTTGATGACAATGGCATGATCCTGGGACTTAAATGCCACCTCTATGCGGATGGCGGAGCTTACGCCGATCTTTCCAGTTCTATTTTGGATCGCGCACTTTTTCACATTGATGGCGCCTACTACCTACCGAACGCCTTCATTGAAGGACACGTGGTGCGCACGAACATGTATTCAAATACCGCCTTCCGTGGCTTTGGGGGACCGCAAGGGACCATGACTATTGAAAGCATCATTGAAGAAATGGCCGCTTACCTGAAAATCGATTCATTGTTGATTCGTGAGCGCAATTGCTATCAAGAGGACTCACGCAACACCACTCACTACGGTCAACGACTGGAAAACGCTCCTTTGCCTGAGCTGTTTGCACGCCTGCGCAAAGACAGTGATTACCAAAAGCGCCGCAGTGAAATCGAGGAGTTCAATAAAAACTCCCACGGTAAGGTGCGCGGACTTTCGGTCACGGCCACTAAATTTGGTATCGCCTTTACGGCGCGATTTTTAAATCAAGGCAACGCCTCCGTGAACGTGCACAAGGATGGAACTGTCCAGGTTTCCACAGGTGCGACGGAAATGGGCCAAGGTGTAAACACCAAGATTCAACAAATCGTCGCTCACTGTTTTGGTATTCCTGCCGAACAGGTTCGCGTGATGGCGACCTCGACAGAGAAAAACCACAACACGTCACCGACAGCGGCTTCCAGTGGTGCAGATATTAACGGCGCGGCTGCACATAAAGCAGCCATGGGAATTCGCAAGCGCCTGGCTTGGGTATTTCAGCAAACGCTGGCAAAAGCGCCCATGGATGACATCAACGAATGCCCGGCATTTGATGAGACTAATTTAAAATTTGAAGAGTTTGATTTTAGTAATTCCAAAATCACCCACCTTCCGACCAAGACTGAAATGACTTGGGTGGATTTGATTTTGAAAGCCTATTTTAATCGCTTAAGTCTTGGCGAATACGCGCACTTTAAAACTGAGGGACTGGGCTACAGCAAAACCACAGGCAAGGGCACGCCGTTTAAGTACTTCACCAACGGTGTGGCAGCGACAGAAGTTGAAATTGACACTTATACGGGTGAATACAAAATTCTTCGTACCGACATCCTGATGGACCTGGGAAGACCTTTGAATCCAGGGATCGACCGCGGTCAAGTGACCGGCGCTTATGTTCAGGGTATGGGCTGGGTGACTTCTGAAAAGCTTTACCACAATAAAGACGGAAAACTTCTAAGCCACTCGCCGACCACCTACAAAATTCCCAACGTTCAGGACACGCCTCGTGTTTTCAATGTGGACTTCATTGAAAACAACGGTAACACCGCTAACATTCACGGCTCCAAGGCCGTGGGCGAGCCGCCGTTCTTGTTGGGGATCAGTGCGTGGACCGCTATCAAGGATGCACTTCGCTACAAAGCTCAGGGTAAAATTCCGCAGATCGTTTCACCTGCCACTCCCGAGGTGGTTCTCATGGAGCTGAGCCGTTATGACCGGACCTAATTTTGAAAACTTCCTGAGTGCTTTTAAGCGCCTTCAGGATTCCGGCAAAAACTTTGTTGCCGTAACCCTGGTGAAACAAATCGGATCGTCTCCGCAGGACGTGGGCGCAAAAGCCCTGGTCAGTGCTGACGGTCTGGAGTTTGGCACAGTTGGCGGTGGCAAAGTGGAAAATGCCGCCATCAAAGAAGCCCAGCGCATGATTCAAGAAGACCACAAGAATCACTTTGTGGATTGGAACCTGCAAAAAGATATCGGCATGACCTGTGGTGGCGTGGTGAGTTTCTTTTTTGAACTGCACAAGGCGCAAAACCCCTTTCACATCGCCGTATTTGGCGCAGGCCACATCGCTCAGGAATTTGTCCGACTGCTGCTGTTTTTGGATTGCCAGGTCACGTGTTTTGATCAACGCGATGAATGGCTGAGCCGTTTACCCAAGTCACCCAAATTAAAAACTATTCTAACAGAAAGACTTTCTGACGAAGTCGCAAAACTTCCAGACGGCACCTATGTCACACTGATGACCATGGGTCACGGGACGGATTTACCGGTCTTGATTGAAACGATGAAGACCCGTTCCCGCTTTAACTATGTCGGCAACATCGGCAGCGAGCAGAAACGCAAACGTCTGGACAGTGATTTGAAAGCGGCTGGAATCGCTGAGAGCTTGATCAAGGATTTTCACTGTCCGATGGGAGACCACTTTGGCGGC
This is a stretch of genomic DNA from Bdellovibrio sp. GT3. It encodes these proteins:
- a CDS encoding EI24 domain-containing protein, translated to MHKIIRTFRRSFESLFSFRLLLLTFVPPILAVLAVFMVFFFYWGSWTVGLEGFLQGLWPFQWLHDFTGWGGYVDAVAAIVLVLLFIPACFLLALIFVSIFVLPVALKWIAEKDYPHLEKKHGGSLMGSLWNTAYTSALFIFWFCVTLPLWLLPAGAILVPLSLTSWLNKKVFLYDVLQDYASQEERQAIESAEAKPLFGMGLIIGIFSYIPFALFFLPVFAAICYTHYGLNALSVLRSKKS
- a CDS encoding Fur family transcriptional regulator; the protein is MSKCSQERKNIDIDTLEERVRKAGMKLTQQRSQMLKILLHHPEPISADEIFKKIGGKEAGADLVTIYRILKKFEESLLVNRLEFGDGVARFELTLESGHHHHHVICRNCQRVEALHICDLDQHIQMVEKMGYKSVSHRLDFFGLCSKCQ
- a CDS encoding fatty acid cis/trans isomerase, producing the protein MAENTGEIHAMQFIKTFVFCFILSFFSLSVSAKEANADFIHPEDLYSHKIQPIFDNRCLSCHSCFNAPCQLNLQNFEGFARGANKLNVYDGTRMDSVVPSRIWIDEKTTEAWRTRKFFTVHTSVDPQESLFFQMLNMRAVNSASVKAQVHESHICAANMTELENLKKTQPQLGMPYGLPALNDAELESIKSWIAKGAPGPGKEALKKASTPSEKLHRQIADWEKYLNHSDLKQKLISRYLYEHLFLAHIYFKEEPREFYRLIRSKTACEKPDEIASRRPNDDPGVKRFQYCLIRFPGTIVAKTHLPYEFSTQKLARFKHLFNESEWDIEKLPSYEAGVAENPYLAFQSIPVKKRYQFLLDDAQYHVSTFIKGPVCNGSMAVNSIQEQFYVFFLNPEADKMVLSPEYEKRASPLLKMPGQFGSDVKFSSAPGDLKDITDFRESYRKLRSEELSKVRPNGYTLNDIWDGDNTNPNAALTVFRHDQNAVVMKGAVGDLSKTVFVLDYPLLERLVYNLVVNFDVFGNVGHQLLTRVYMDMIRMEAEELFLRFLPPEQRLSYRRKWYEGVLTSAKMGYIFPPVGSAEPTGVRFTEETETKRQMVEKILFYRMNDTVRGAVDPINWRVVVPPQSANLKVQAKGMDEQFRKISSIKAQGKSPFARYFPDVAYVMVHPKAGASRVFTLIHNKEHENVSWITAESLRMAPKEDTLTLREGFWASYPNMIFELSEKQLPEFTRQVSQIKSDKDYEGLVSKWGVRRQNPNFWKAYDELQKAYLAYDPIDAGYLDLTRYSL
- a CDS encoding xanthine dehydrogenase small subunit, translated to MNVNGENIQVSADEAFQPLAQFLRNTLHKPGTKVVCAEGDCGACSVVTSTLRADGWTPLRTINSCIAPVYLFDLSCIVTVEGMKDAEELSEVQNKMRDFHGGQCGFCTPGMVCSMAQLAEDCKTSGSAITEKKARNYLTGNLCRCTGYEPILKAATHLDLNKWQLLSERYLTTDLTSKFKSHLSEGIEIQSENKKLSMPTVLTEALRIKSENPAVRLVAGATDLGVLINKAKTSLQEIMVLNKIPGTQIVSGSASGILIGAMATLTDVENFVKSDHPELKRLLHIFASPQIKNQGTLLGNILNGSPIGDSIPPLMTLDAEIQFQSVRGARSVKLSEYYKGYKVFDKAEDEIATGLFVPALVGNYVHRYFKVSLRKDLDISAVTFAAVLKLDGGTITEARISMGGVGPTVVRMPQVESLLAGHSFSEKTFTAAGALASSLIKPLSDLRASSEYRHLVTENLFKKCFHELNAEMNSKMEAVCP
- a CDS encoding xanthine dehydrogenase molybdopterin binding subunit, which produces MSIGKNIPHDSSTGHVSGTSVFIDDRPYMQGEVLVLPVGVPAAAGILKSINYEKALKAPGVLAAFTAKDLHHNVWGTIVVEQPILVESKIGYYEEPAMILVGTDYDLLLQARNLITFEIEKAEAVLSIDAAIEKNQFMYHGGPMKCGDVDQAMASAPHRLSGAFECGGQEHFYLESQACVAYPLEDGQIEVHSSSQHPTETQHLVAEALGLSLHQVVCVVKRMGGGFGGKESQAAPFAALAALVAQKLNRPARLILSKDDDMAMTGKRHPFKNFWDVAFDDNGMILGLKCHLYADGGAYADLSSSILDRALFHIDGAYYLPNAFIEGHVVRTNMYSNTAFRGFGGPQGTMTIESIIEEMAAYLKIDSLLIRERNCYQEDSRNTTHYGQRLENAPLPELFARLRKDSDYQKRRSEIEEFNKNSHGKVRGLSVTATKFGIAFTARFLNQGNASVNVHKDGTVQVSTGATEMGQGVNTKIQQIVAHCFGIPAEQVRVMATSTEKNHNTSPTAASSGADINGAAAHKAAMGIRKRLAWVFQQTLAKAPMDDINECPAFDETNLKFEEFDFSNSKITHLPTKTEMTWVDLILKAYFNRLSLGEYAHFKTEGLGYSKTTGKGTPFKYFTNGVAATEVEIDTYTGEYKILRTDILMDLGRPLNPGIDRGQVTGAYVQGMGWVTSEKLYHNKDGKLLSHSPTTYKIPNVQDTPRVFNVDFIENNGNTANIHGSKAVGEPPFLLGISAWTAIKDALRYKAQGKIPQIVSPATPEVVLMELSRYDRT
- the xdhC gene encoding xanthine dehydrogenase accessory protein XdhC, which codes for MTGPNFENFLSAFKRLQDSGKNFVAVTLVKQIGSSPQDVGAKALVSADGLEFGTVGGGKVENAAIKEAQRMIQEDHKNHFVDWNLQKDIGMTCGGVVSFFFELHKAQNPFHIAVFGAGHIAQEFVRLLLFLDCQVTCFDQRDEWLSRLPKSPKLKTILTERLSDEVAKLPDGTYVTLMTMGHGTDLPVLIETMKTRSRFNYVGNIGSEQKRKRLDSDLKAAGIAESLIKDFHCPMGDHFGGNNPAEISFSIVAQLLKTRDTLMISKNQE